GCACGGTTGTGCCCGAGCTGGGTCGGGTTCACGTCCACGTGGATCACCTTGAGGTCGGCGGCAAAGCGCGGCGGGCGGCCGAACTGGATGACCCAGTTGAAGCGCGTGCCCACGGCGAGGACCACGTCGGCCTCGGCGAACGCGGTGCTGCGGGCGTTCAGGAAGGCCAGCGCGTGATCCTCGGGAATCAACCCGCGCGAGATCGGCGTCGTGTAGAACGGAATGCCGGTCGCCTCGACGAAGGCCTGGAACGCGGCCGCCGCGTCGGACCACCAAACGCCGCTGCCCCCGATGATCACCGGGCGCTCGGCGCGCGCCAGCAGCGCGATCGCCTCCCGTACCGAGCTCGGATCGCCGAGCGTGCGCGGCGCCGGCCGCCACGCCGGCGGATACGTGATCTTCTCCTCCTCGACCTTCTCGCCGAGGATGTCGCCCGGCAGGTCGAGGTAGACGGGGCCAGGGCGTCCCGTCGTCGCCTGGCGGAACGCCGTCGCGACGACGTCGGGGATGCGCCTGGCGTCGTAGATCCGCTCCGCCCACTTCGTCACCGGCCTCATGACCGCGACCTGGTCGATCTCCTGGAACGCCTCCATCCCGAGGAAGACCCGCGGGCTCGACCCGCCGATGGCCACGAGCGGCGCGCAGTCGGTGAAGGCGTTGGCCACCCCGGTGACCAGGTTGGTCGTCCCCGGGCCCGAGCAGCCCATGCAGACGCCGGGCCGCCGCGTCACCCGCGTCCAGGCGTGGGCGGCCAGCGCCGCCGCCTGCTCGTGCCGGGTGTCGATCGCCCGGATGCCGAGCTGGATGCAGGCGGCCTCCGTCTCCAGCATGGGCCCCCCCATCAGGTAGAAGAGCGTGTCCACGCCCTGTGACCTGAGCGCCTGCGCCAGCACCTCCGAGCCTGTGATCGTTCCCATGGTCAGCCCTTTCGGTTCTGTCGACGAGTCCGCGGGCGGTACAGACTGTAGCAGTCAAAGCGGGCGTCGGCACGAGCAATGTATCG
The genomic region above belongs to Candidatus Methylomirabilota bacterium and contains:
- a CDS encoding thiamine pyrophosphate-binding protein; protein product: MGTITGSEVLAQALRSQGVDTLFYLMGGPMLETEAACIQLGIRAIDTRHEQAAALAAHAWTRVTRRPGVCMGCSGPGTTNLVTGVANAFTDCAPLVAIGGSSPRVFLGMEAFQEIDQVAVMRPVTKWAERIYDARRIPDVVATAFRQATTGRPGPVYLDLPGDILGEKVEEEKITYPPAWRPAPRTLGDPSSVREAIALLARAERPVIIGGSGVWWSDAAAAFQAFVEATGIPFYTTPISRGLIPEDHALAFLNARSTAFAEADVVLAVGTRFNWVIQFGRPPRFAADLKVIHVDVNPTQLGHNRAVDVPIAGDARAVLEQLRAEAEGKIDPSRYAAWTGKLRTLDGEKSSESDKAMSSDNVPIHPLRLCKEVRDFLRRDAILVVDGQEILNYGRQAIPTFVPGHRLNSGAFGCMGVGLPFGVGAKVAKPDAQVVVLHGDGSYGLNAMEIDTAVRHQIPVVVVISNNGGWTADTPWARPLPKPGRKLGHTRYDKVAQELGAHGELVEKPHEIRPALERAWASGKPAVVNVITDDKARAQTVRFSAYTT